The segment ATCCCGATCACCCTCGAGAACCTCCGGAGCGAGTCCGGGCTCGCGGAGATCAAGGACGATTTCGAGGCGCGTCACGACCGCCAGTTCGGGTTCTCGCTCGATGCGCCCCTTGAGATCGCGACCCTCCGGGTGATCGGCAAAGGAAGGCTTCAGGGCGTGACGATCGAGGAACGTTCCCTTACTGACGCCGATCCGAGCGGTGCCGAACTCGACTCACACGAGGTGTACTTCGACGGCGAGTACTACGACACGTCGGTCTACGACCGCGCCGAGTTGCGACCGGGTAACGAACTCACCGGGCCGGCCATCGTTACGGACGACGACTCGACGGTCGTCGTCCAGCCGGATCAGGCCGCGACCATCGACCGCTATGGCAACATCGAGATCAACCGAGGTGCAGGACAATGAGCGAGACGCCCGACTTCGTCGGCGAGCACGACGTCGATCAGACGACGCTCGACATCATCGAGAGCACGCTGTCGAACACCCGCTACGAGATGGACCGCGTGGTCGAGACGACGGCGATCAGTCCGGTCATCCGCGAACAGTCCGACCAGTTCCCGCTGATCGCCGACGCCAAGGGGCGGATGGTCATGGGCCAGTTCGGCTCGGCCATCGACACCATCCTCGCGAACTCGCCGTTCGACCGCGAGGACCTCGCCGAGGGCGACGTGATCGCGACCAACGACCCCTACATGTGCGCCGGTGCGGTCTCGCACACGCCGGACATGCTCCTGTTGCGCCCGGTCTTCTACGAGGGCGACCTCGTGGGCTTTGCGAGCCAGTGGGGCAACCTGATGGACGTCGGCGGCAAGACGCCCGGCAGCATGCCCGTGCAGGCGCGGACGATCTTCGAGGAGGGGATGCGACTGCCGCCGGTCAAGCTCTACAAGCGAGGCGAGATCGACAGCGAACTGCTCGACTCGTTCGCGCACAACACGCGACTGCCGGAGCACGCCGAGGCGGACATCAAGGCGCTGGCAGCGGGGACGAAAGCCGCAGAAACCCGCATCCACGAGCTCTGTGACCGCTTCGGCAAGGAGACGTACGTCGAGGCCTGTGACGCCATCCTCGATCGCACCCGCGAGGGGATGATCGACCTCATCCACGAGTTCGTCCCCGAGGGCGAGCGCTACACCTTCGAGGACTACGTCGACGACGACGGAATGGGCAACGGCCCCATCAAACTGCACCTCGAGATCTACCGCGAGGGCGAGACCGTGTATCTCGACTGGACCGGCACCGACGAGCAGGTACCGGGGACGGTGAACTTCCTGTTGAACGAGAAGATGTTCAAGATGTTCACCGGGGTCTTCCTCATCATGGCGTTCGACCCCCTGCTCACCTTCAACGACGGCTACTACGACCTCTTCGAGGTGACGCTGCCCGAAGGGTCGGTCGTACAACCGGAGTTCCCGGCCGCGCTGGGCAACCGCCTGCCGATGATGGCCCGGCAGTTCGACGTGCTACAGGCGACGTTCTCGAAACTCATCGACGGCTTCTCGGTCGCTGGCAGCTACGGTACTTCGCCGAACCTCGTGTATGCGGGGACGGACTCGGAGGGCAACGACTTCCAGATGCTCGAAATTCTGTACGGTGGGATCCCCGCGAGACCGGGTGGGGATGGCCTCGACGGGCACTCGTGGTGGCCGCTGTTTCGGACCGTGCCCGCCGAGTACCAGGAGGCCTACTACCCGCTGAGCATCGACGAGTACAGCACCCGCACCGACACCGGTGGCCCCGGCGAGTTCCGTGGCGGCCACGGCATCACGAAGGTCTACACCTTCGAGGAGCCGGGTGCGATCACCTTCCAGGACGACCGCGCGCACACCTACCCGTGGGGCGTCGACGGCGGTAGCCACGCCCAGACCAGCGAGAAGAAACTGATTCGGACCGACGGCACCGAAGAGGAGTTGCCCTCGAAGGTCGAGAACGTCGCCGTCGCGGCGGGCGATAAACTCGTCTTCAGTACCGCCGGCGGCGGCGGTCTCGGCGATCCGCTCGAACGCGATCCCGACGTCGTCGCTCGCGAGGTCGCCCGCGGGCTCGTCTCCGAATCGGCCGCTCGAACGGAGTACGGGGTCGTCCTCGACGATGGTCGCGTCGACGAGGGCGCAACCGACGAGCGACGGACCGAACTCCGCGCGACCCGCGAGGAGCCCGACGCGTTCGATTACGGCCCGCTGCCGGACACCGAAACGCTCGAGAAACGCATCGCCGACGAGCGCCGGGAGTTCGCCGACCGGCATAACTGAGCCGTCGCCAATCACGAGTCATGGACTGGCCACACGAGATCGACACCGAATACGACGAGGCGGATTTCGGCGCGAGCGTCGGCCTCGGCGATCGGCCGGCGCTGCTCGTCATCGATCTGATCAACGCCTTCACCGATCCGACGACCCGCCTCGGTGCGGACGTGAGCGACGTGCTCGACCGGACTGAACGGTTGCTCGCGGCCTTTCGCGAGCACGACCTCCCGCGATACTTCACGACCGTCGCGTTCGAGGACTCCTACGGCGACGCCGGACGGTTCATCGAGAAGGTACCCGCCCTGAAGGAACTGCGCCTCGGAACCGAGGCGGTCGCGGTCGACGAGCGGATCGCACCCATCGACGACGAGCGCGTGATCTTGAAGAAGTACGCAAGCGCCTTCTTCGGCACCGACCTGGGGACCGAGTTGACGACGGACCGCGTGGACACGCTGGTGCTCGCCGGCGTCACGACCAGCGGCTGTGTCCGTGCGACCGCGGTCGACAGCCTCCAGCACGGGTATCGGACGATCGTGCCCGCCGACGCGGTCGGTGACCGCGCCGAAGGGCCGCATCGAGCCAACCTCTTCGACATCGACGCGAAGTACGGTGACGTCGTCACGACCGACGACGTCCTCTCGCACCTCTCAGACAATGGATAACGACCCCGACTCCAACGACGACCGAGTCGAATCGACACCGACCACCCGCCGTGCGACGTGGGGGCGGCCATGACCACCACCGGCGCAGCCCTCCGAGAGCGCCTCGAAAGCGACGAGATCCTCGCCTGTCCCGGCGTCCACGACCCCCTGACGGCCGCCGTCGCCGACAGCGTCGGCTTCGATGCCATCTACATGACCGGCTACGGGACGTCGCTCTCGAAGATCGGCTATCCCGACGCCGGGTTCATCACGATGCCGGAGATGATCGACAACGCCGCGAACATCCAGGAGCGCATCGACGTCCCGCTGATCGCCGACGCCGACAACGGCTACGGCAACGCGACCAACGTCGTCCGGACGGTCCGCGAGTACATCAAGGCCGGCGTCGGGGCGATCCACATCGAGGACCAGACGTTCCCGAAACGCTGTGGGCACACGAAGGGTCGGCAGGTCATCCCACGCGAGGAGGCCGTCGGGAAGATCGAAGCCGCGGCCGCCGTCCGCGACGAGCGGGCCCCCGAGTTCGTGTTGATCGCGCGCACCGATGCACGTGGGACTGGCGACGGTTCGCTCGAGGAGGCGATCGGCCGGGCGAACGACTTTCTCGATGCCGGCGCCGACGTCGCCTTCGTCGAGGGTCCCACCGACGACGCGGAACTCGAGCGCGTCGGCCGTGAGGTCGACGGGCCGATCGTCTACAACTTCGTCGGCGATATGGGCTCCTCGCCCTACGTCGAGCTGTCGTCGCTC is part of the Halalkalicoccus sp. NIPERK01 genome and harbors:
- a CDS encoding hydantoinase B/oxoprolinase family protein — protein: MSETPDFVGEHDVDQTTLDIIESTLSNTRYEMDRVVETTAISPVIREQSDQFPLIADAKGRMVMGQFGSAIDTILANSPFDREDLAEGDVIATNDPYMCAGAVSHTPDMLLLRPVFYEGDLVGFASQWGNLMDVGGKTPGSMPVQARTIFEEGMRLPPVKLYKRGEIDSELLDSFAHNTRLPEHAEADIKALAAGTKAAETRIHELCDRFGKETYVEACDAILDRTREGMIDLIHEFVPEGERYTFEDYVDDDGMGNGPIKLHLEIYREGETVYLDWTGTDEQVPGTVNFLLNEKMFKMFTGVFLIMAFDPLLTFNDGYYDLFEVTLPEGSVVQPEFPAALGNRLPMMARQFDVLQATFSKLIDGFSVAGSYGTSPNLVYAGTDSEGNDFQMLEILYGGIPARPGGDGLDGHSWWPLFRTVPAEYQEAYYPLSIDEYSTRTDTGGPGEFRGGHGITKVYTFEEPGAITFQDDRAHTYPWGVDGGSHAQTSEKKLIRTDGTEEELPSKVENVAVAAGDKLVFSTAGGGGLGDPLERDPDVVAREVARGLVSESAARTEYGVVLDDGRVDEGATDERRTELRATREEPDAFDYGPLPDTETLEKRIADERREFADRHN
- a CDS encoding oxaloacetate decarboxylase: MTTTGAALRERLESDEILACPGVHDPLTAAVADSVGFDAIYMTGYGTSLSKIGYPDAGFITMPEMIDNAANIQERIDVPLIADADNGYGNATNVVRTVREYIKAGVGAIHIEDQTFPKRCGHTKGRQVIPREEAVGKIEAAAAVRDERAPEFVLIARTDARGTGDGSLEEAIGRANDFLDAGADVAFVEGPTDDAELERVGREVDGPIVYNFVGDMGSSPYVELSSLEAWGFDLVVFPIASTLSTIANVHADLATFADDPVAAMRDIDDGFNERPVGSLHEFSGFPEVVEWERQFLPDAEQDKYEGSLGDDL
- a CDS encoding isochorismatase family protein, encoding MDWPHEIDTEYDEADFGASVGLGDRPALLVIDLINAFTDPTTRLGADVSDVLDRTERLLAAFREHDLPRYFTTVAFEDSYGDAGRFIEKVPALKELRLGTEAVAVDERIAPIDDERVILKKYASAFFGTDLGTELTTDRVDTLVLAGVTTSGCVRATAVDSLQHGYRTIVPADAVGDRAEGPHRANLFDIDAKYGDVVTTDDVLSHLSDNG